The Streptomyces sp. NBC_00670 genome window below encodes:
- a CDS encoding AzlD domain-containing protein, translating to MNVWFAIGATAVGAYAVKLAGLLVPEGVLERPLVRRLAALLPVALLGALTAQQTFADGRALVLDARAAGLAAAAVALVLRAPFLLVVAAAVVVTAGVRAMTG from the coding sequence GTGAACGTCTGGTTCGCGATCGGGGCGACCGCGGTCGGCGCCTACGCCGTCAAGCTCGCGGGGCTGCTGGTGCCCGAGGGCGTCCTGGAACGGCCCCTCGTGCGGCGGCTGGCCGCTCTGCTGCCCGTCGCCCTGCTGGGCGCCCTCACGGCCCAGCAGACGTTCGCCGACGGCCGCGCGCTCGTCCTGGACGCCCGCGCGGCCGGGCTCGCCGCGGCCGCCGTCGCCCTGGTGCTGCGCGCACCCTTCCTGCTGGTGGTGGCCGCCGCGGTGGTGGTGACGGCGGGGGTACGG